AGGTCGGAGAGCGAGGTATTGTCCGCGCTGGAGGGGGTCAGGTCCGTCTCCCCGGCGGCATCCCACAGGCTCAGGTGGACGTGGAGGCTGGAGCCGGCCCAGTCGGAATAGATCTTGGGCATGAACGACGCCACGTAGCCGTTGGAACGCGCCGCGTCGCGGATCACGTCTTTGAGCGTCAGGTAGTCGTCGACCGCCTTGATCGGCGGGCCGTGGTAGGTCGAGACCTCGTACTGCCCCGGCCCGTACTCCTTGCCGAACTGGGGGATCCGCAGCCCCATCAGCTCCAGGTCGTGCATGATCCGCTGGACCAGGTTGATCTCGGCCGCCAGCCCGTCCCGCGTCATCATGCGCGTGGGGTTCACCGGGTGGTACTCGCCATCCGGCCCTTTGTTCAGCAGGTAGAACTCCGGCTCGAAGGCGCACTGGACGCTGAACCCGGCCTGGGCCAGTTCGGCAACGGCCTTGTCCAGCCGTGTCCGCGGACAGCCCTCCCACACCGAGCCGTCGGTGGCCCGCATCCAGGCGTACATCCGCGCTGTCTTCGGGGCGACCGGCACCACGGCGTAGCTGCGCGGGTCCGGCACGGCCAGGAAGTCGCCGGTGTTGGCCAGCAGGGTGGCGCGCGGCGGCTGGTGGTCTCCGATGTCCATGTTGAGGTTGGCCAGCGCGAAGACCACGCCCTCGGTGAGCGCCGTCTCGAACGACGCGCGCGGCACCGTCTTGGCCATGCCCCGCCCGCTGTAGTCGTGGTACACCACCCAGAGGTGCTCGATCCCGTCCTGCTGCAGGCGCTCGAGCATGGCTGGAACGTCGGTCGTCGCTTCGGTGCTCACACCAGCCTCCCTCCGCGGTCGCCGATCGCCTGGATCAGCCGGGCGAGCAGCGCCGTGCGCGGCACAATGCTGCTGAGCAGGATGTACTCGTCCGGGCCGTGGTCCAGGCCGCCGATCGGTCCCAGCCCATCCAACCCCGGCGTGCCCTGGTGGCCCGCGAAGCTGATGTCCGAC
This genomic window from Sphaerobacter thermophilus DSM 20745 contains:
- a CDS encoding glutamine synthetase family protein, whose protein sequence is MSTEATTDVPAMLERLQQDGIEHLWVVYHDYSGRGMAKTVPRASFETALTEGVVFALANLNMDIGDHQPPRATLLANTGDFLAVPDPRSYAVVPVAPKTARMYAWMRATDGSVWEGCPRTRLDKAVAELAQAGFSVQCAFEPEFYLLNKGPDGEYHPVNPTRMMTRDGLAAEINLVQRIMHDLELMGLRIPQFGKEYGPGQYEVSTYHGPPIKAVDDYLTLKDVIRDAARSNGYVASFMPKIYSDWAGSSLHVHLSLWDAAGETDLTPSSADNTSLSDLGRRFMGGLLRHAPALTGLGSPTVNSYKRLQPGSWAPANPYWGYGNRSAVIRIPGVGTRRHIEYRSGDNSCQPYLFLAGLLAAGLDGIRNQIDPGEPFDGDVGHLTLQQIERLNLGFLPRSLEEGLAALEADEVVAGAVGEEALRHFLLVKRHELAQYDVHVHPWERDTYLEVV